From Salvia splendens isolate huo1 chromosome 3, SspV2, whole genome shotgun sequence, a single genomic window includes:
- the LOC121796089 gene encoding uncharacterized protein LOC121796089 has translation MGIEKQSSKSGVGSFLQLFDWNAKSRKKLFSSKSDCPEKSKQKKRCDGSLPTTRLDMMDEDEVSARPSMKGSSVYSCASSVVTDEDLYGSKGPGVVARLMGLEPLPKPNTLEPYTPFSYSHSLPGSYYQSKTLDYRQDPQIMQLGTLQQPGVQSVTEPKYQKVKQRPIEKFQTEVLPPRSAKSIPITHHKLLSPIKSKTSIPPKDAAHIMEAAARILDTGPKVVKKPVLPLASSSLKVRDSNEKVQAAQKLFPKVSEGSQRSRGMKNTRGSSVTRSSNSGSVDAMSVSSLQDSAEVTSAVKSKGKSISLALQAKANVQKREGLSSTRSKAEVNVYSPNLLFTSQSGAQKSTPNKKPSTHKNSGVLRQNNQKQNCVADKGKPPLKKAVGGDQSSVRRQNSSKPLGTSKLSSRKSSTETRDDRSNTSSCSSERVTRKKRSIEGKVMQSADIMDTQSGGGSDVISFTFTTPLRSTEFEENRKPFPVDSPSKRMMLNADGLAASKFTFSGHNVRGGDSLSSFLEQQLKELAHKTDLSHQKSGPELHGSSVLGDHKTRSGDYSFDRLGQPGSSFRTLRHFEGMSGQKNISLDKTFLNYRHPSPVSVFEHFSFTESCNSSDSAESNRGTEGGGNKCTSLQSEDLLGRNSMNMFLSCEVDFDLSDSASSTSAGTVAKRREITLTSARHGKLKSWELDYVEMMLCGIEVMFKDYAMGRSTEIISPHMFDQLESCKKCFDGCELVSSMSRRLVFDCATECLETRCRGYAAGGYELWAKGVSTVKRKERLAEDVCKEILRWSGMGDFMVDELVESDMSCSTYGRWLDYDIEGFEVGLQIQSRILNSLIDEVVADILVL, from the exons ATGGGAATCGAGAAGCAAAGCTCCAAGAGTGGTGTTGGTAGCTTCCTCCAACTATTTGATTGGAATGCAAAATCTCGAAAGAAGTTGTTCTCGAGCAAGTCAGATTGCCCCG AGAAATCCAAGCAGAAAAAGAGATGTGATGGGAGCTTGCCAACGACACGCCTTGATATG ATGGACGAGGATGAGGTTTCAGCTCGACCAAGTATGAAAGGAAGTAGCGTTTATAGTTGTGCTTCATCTGTTGTAACTGATGAGGACTTGTATGGAAGCAAGGGCCCCGGAGTTGTAGCACGCCTCATGGGATTGGAACCCTTGCCAAAACCCAATACCCTCGAGCCCTACACACCGTTTTCCTACAGCCACTCTCTTCCTGGCTCGTACTACCAATCTAAGACTCTTGATTATCGTCAAGACCCTCAGATCATGCAGTTGGGCACCTTGCAGCAGCCCGGTGTCCAATCTGTCACGGAGCCTAAGTATCAGAAGGTGAAGCAGAGGCCGATTGAGAAGTTTCAAACCGAAGTTTTGCCACCAAGATCAGCTAAATCGATACCTATTACTCACCACAAGCTCCTTTCTCCTATAAAAAGCAAGACTTCGATCCCACCTAAGGATGCTGCTCACATCATGGAAGCAGCTGCTCGGATTCTTGACACCGGGCCTAAGGTGGTTAAAAAACCGGTGCTGCCATTGGCTAGTTCGTCTCTGAAAGTAAGGGATTCGAATGAGAAGGTCCAAGCAGCACAAAAGCTTTTCCCAAAGGTGTCTGAAGGCTCTCAGAGGTCGAGAGGTATGAAGAACACTAGGGGAAGCTCTGTTACTAGGAGCTCGAATAGTGGCTCCGTAGATGCAATGTCTGTTAGCAGTTTGCAAGATTCTGCCGAAGTTACATCCGCAGTGAAAAGCAAGGGAAAGTCCATTTCACTTGCACTGCAGGCTAAGGCCAATGTCCAGAAACGAGAGGGTCTAAGCTCGACTAGGAGCAAGGCTGAAGTGAATGTTTACAGTCCAAACTTGCTATTCACGAGTCAGTCAGGGGCACAAAAGAGTACTCCTAACAAGAAGCCATCCACACACAAGAATTCTGGTGTGCTCCGGCAGAATAATCAGAAGCAGAACTGTGTTGCTGATAAAGGAAAGCCGCCTTTGAAGAAAGCAGTTGGTGGGGATCAGTCTTCTGTGAGGCGACAGAATTCCAGTAAACCGTTAGGTACCTCCAAACTGAGCTCTAGGAAGTCGAGCACAGAGACTAGAGATGACAGAAGCAATACATCATCTTGTAGCTCAGAAAGAGTCACTCGTAAAAAGAGATCTATTGAAGGGAAAGTTATGCAGTCTGCTGATATCATGGATACACAAAGTGGTGGAGGATCGGATGTCATCTCATTCACGTTCACTACTCCATTGAGGTCGACCGAGTTTGAAGAAAATAGAAAGCCCTTCCCAGTGGATTCTCCTAGTAAAAGGATGATGCTGAATGCAGATGGTTTGGCTGCTTCAAAGTTCACTTTCTCAGGACATAACGTCAGAGGAGGCGACTCTTTAAGCTCGTTTCTAGAGCAGCAACTTAAAGAATTGGCTCATAAGACAGACTTGTCCCATCAGAAATCGGGGCCAGAACTACACGGCTCAAGCGTGCTAGGAGACCATAAAACGAGAAGCGGAGATTACTCATTTGATCGGTTAGGCCAGCCAGGGTCAAGTTTTCGCACCCTTCGACACTTTGAG GGCATGAGTGGACAGAAGAACATATCGTTAGACAAGACATTTCTCAATTACCGACATCCAAGTCCGGTTTCTGTTTTTGAACACTTTTCCTTCACAGAGAGCTGCAATTCATCTGATAGTGCAGAGAGTAATCGTGGTACAGAAG GTGGTGGAAACAAGTGTACATCACTTCAATCCGAGGACTTACTCGGTAGGAATTCCATGAACATGTTCCTTTCGTGTGAAGTAGATTTCGACCTGTCAGACTCAGCTTCTTCAACTTCTGCTGGGACTGTAGCAAAAAGGAGAGAGATCACCTTAACCTCGGCCCGACATGGGAAGCTGAAAAGCTGGGAGCTCGACTATGTTGAGATGATGTTATGTGGCATTGAGGTTATGTTTAAGGATTATGCTATGGGAAGATCTACTGAGATCATCAGCCCTCATATGTTTGATCAGCTGGAAAGTTGCAAGAAGTGCTTCGATGGCTGTGAGCTCGTCTCAAGCATGAGCAGGAGGCTAGTGTTCGACTGTGCGACCGAATGCTTGGAAACGAGATGCAGAGGATACGCTGCAGGAGGGTACGAGCTGTGGGCTAAGGGCGTTAGCACAGTGAAGAGGAAGGAGAGACTAGCTGAAGATGTATGTAAAGAGATTTTGAGATGGAGTGGCATGGGAGATTTCATGGTCGATGAGCTCGTGGAGAGTGACATGAGCTGCAGCACGTACGGGAGATGGCTCGACTACGACATCGAAGGGTTCGAGGTTGGGTTACAGATT